A section of the Paenibacillus odorifer genome encodes:
- a CDS encoding ATP-binding response regulator, whose translation MRTSENKIKLSHMLYIVVFICLLIAIRWSWYNHFTLSNAPVVEQGVLDLRGVDLESLSSFPLDGEWEFYPQQWVNAANVDSVLKGQMLQVPGNWSTAFNPSEQKKAYGYGTYHMRILLDQPLSEPLSFWFQSIYTSSEVEINGTVLARFGVLSDEKEEHVYVTKAFLISYTPTDQKHLDLFVRTSNYESPLKGGIIRSVEFGIQHEVDTIYWNSIGLQLVVGVMLLLHGLYLLIIYLMDVRKTELIIFFLMMVAAAVSIGVEHNGLLFRFLHVDFAWMLRLKVLSYIGFCLFLLLMGRELLGNRRKGKAFYSYILSVLIFTLFIIVGPEEAVLYIIGKGYYMILYYVPVCWTVYYFWKMVSLRAEGALFLLFSVLAVLNNMLWGAVYYASSSQFMFYPVDLIAALAAFSAYWFRRYFHQSHQNVLLNAQLAESNKLKDRFLANTSHELRTPLHGIMNIAQSVLTRKKHVLDEESQRDMELLIMVSRRMSLMLNDLLDVVRLQDKRIVMNIKVLQVRSLAEGVLDMLRFLTGGTKVELRMSIDEKLPRVYADEERLVQILINLVHNALKYTEQGSVELAAEQVGGDVWIHVTDTGVGMDEALKKRVFMRYEQGAYGQGGIGLGLSICKELVELHGSELLLQSQPGQGSKFSFKLPVAKGGLQSSIPDVHTEKDLDPLSPFSTWITAEKSAMVAATYNTKEVEALSKLDTDADIIHVLAVDDDSVNLKVLQNILSDGAYRIDTTTSAREALDMLHHEQFDLVIADVMMPGMSGYELTRLIRERFTMYELPIILLTARSEQEDVYAGFLAGANDYVTKPVDAMELKYRASSLTSMKQAVNDRLRMEAAYLQAQIHPHFLFNTLNSIMSLSDFDTVKMKDLSDAFTTYLRISFDFLNAGKLVSLSQELELVENYVYIQQQRFEERLQVEWEVDANLQLLIPPLTIQPLVENAVRHGILSRAKGGILRIHIETHAEAIHFIIADTGIGMDEAQVSKLLQPKSLKDQGIGLLNTDRRLTQLYGQGLKIQSIPGVGTTVSFIIPD comes from the coding sequence ATGAGAACTTCGGAGAATAAAATTAAGTTAAGTCATATGTTGTACATAGTAGTATTCATCTGCCTGCTGATTGCAATACGCTGGAGCTGGTACAATCATTTTACTTTATCCAATGCCCCGGTAGTGGAGCAAGGTGTGCTCGATTTGCGGGGAGTAGACCTTGAATCACTAAGCTCTTTTCCATTGGATGGAGAATGGGAGTTTTATCCTCAACAATGGGTGAATGCCGCCAATGTGGATAGCGTTTTAAAAGGCCAAATGCTTCAGGTGCCGGGTAACTGGAGTACCGCATTTAATCCTTCAGAGCAAAAAAAGGCATATGGATACGGAACTTATCATATGCGTATTTTGCTAGATCAACCCTTGTCTGAGCCGCTAAGCTTTTGGTTCCAGTCCATCTATACTTCTTCTGAAGTGGAGATCAATGGAACAGTGCTCGCACGGTTTGGTGTGTTATCTGACGAGAAGGAAGAGCATGTTTATGTGACGAAAGCATTCTTAATCAGTTATACACCTACAGATCAGAAGCATCTGGATCTGTTTGTTCGGACGTCAAACTATGAGTCTCCACTAAAAGGGGGCATAATTCGGTCCGTGGAGTTTGGTATTCAACATGAAGTAGACACTATATACTGGAATTCCATTGGCTTGCAGTTAGTCGTAGGGGTCATGCTTCTTCTACATGGGTTGTATTTATTGATTATCTATCTGATGGATGTACGAAAAACAGAGCTGATTATTTTTTTCCTCATGATGGTCGCTGCGGCTGTATCCATTGGGGTTGAACATAATGGACTGTTGTTCCGGTTTCTTCATGTTGATTTTGCCTGGATGTTGAGGTTAAAGGTTCTTTCGTATATAGGGTTTTGTCTATTCCTTTTATTGATGGGAAGAGAACTATTGGGGAATCGACGGAAAGGCAAGGCGTTTTATAGTTACATCCTGTCAGTTCTCATTTTTACTTTATTTATTATTGTAGGTCCTGAAGAGGCAGTGTTATATATCATCGGAAAAGGGTATTACATGATCCTGTATTACGTTCCAGTGTGTTGGACGGTATATTATTTTTGGAAGATGGTATCCTTACGAGCTGAAGGTGCTCTATTTTTATTGTTTTCAGTGTTAGCAGTACTAAATAATATGTTGTGGGGGGCTGTCTACTATGCCAGTAGCTCACAATTTATGTTTTATCCTGTAGATTTAATTGCTGCCCTTGCCGCATTTTCCGCCTATTGGTTTAGGAGATATTTTCATCAATCCCATCAAAATGTGTTACTGAACGCTCAATTGGCGGAATCCAATAAATTAAAGGACCGTTTTCTAGCCAATACGTCACATGAGCTGCGCACTCCACTGCATGGGATTATGAATATTGCCCAAAGTGTGTTAACAAGAAAAAAACATGTGCTGGATGAAGAGAGCCAGCGTGACATGGAATTGCTAATTATGGTCAGTCGCCGGATGTCGCTTATGCTGAATGACTTGCTTGATGTTGTGCGATTGCAGGATAAGCGGATTGTGATGAATATAAAGGTCTTGCAAGTGAGGTCATTGGCTGAAGGTGTACTGGATATGTTACGCTTCTTAACCGGTGGGACGAAGGTAGAGCTTCGAATGTCTATAGATGAGAAACTGCCTCGTGTTTATGCGGATGAGGAGCGATTGGTGCAGATTCTGATTAATTTAGTTCATAACGCACTAAAGTACACCGAACAGGGAAGTGTTGAACTGGCCGCAGAACAAGTGGGTGGGGATGTATGGATACATGTTACGGATACAGGAGTAGGTATGGATGAAGCTTTGAAAAAGCGTGTTTTTATGCGCTATGAACAAGGGGCTTACGGTCAAGGCGGCATTGGGCTGGGACTTAGCATCTGTAAGGAGCTGGTCGAACTGCATGGCAGTGAATTATTGCTGCAATCGCAGCCGGGTCAGGGAAGTAAGTTCAGCTTCAAATTACCTGTAGCCAAAGGGGGCCTGCAGTCATCTATTCCAGATGTTCATACAGAAAAAGATTTGGATCCATTGTCACCATTCAGCACGTGGATAACTGCTGAGAAATCAGCTATGGTGGCTGCCACCTATAATACAAAGGAAGTAGAGGCACTCTCGAAGCTCGATACAGACGCTGACATCATACATGTGCTGGCGGTTGATGATGATTCGGTCAATTTAAAAGTTCTGCAAAATATTTTATCAGATGGAGCTTATCGGATTGATACAACGACTTCAGCCCGTGAGGCGCTGGATATGTTGCATCATGAGCAGTTCGATTTGGTTATCGCTGATGTGATGATGCCGGGCATGTCTGGTTATGAATTGACAAGATTGATACGCGAGCGGTTCACGATGTATGAACTTCCTATTATTCTACTGACCGCTCGCAGTGAACAGGAGGATGTCTACGCAGGTTTCTTGGCTGGAGCAAATGACTATGTTACTAAGCCAGTAGATGCAATGGAATTGAAGTATCGCGCATCGTCGCTCACTTCTATGAAGCAAGCAGTCAATGATCGTTTGAGAATGGAGGCTGCTTATTTACAAGCGCAGATCCATCCACATTTTCTCTTTAATACATTAAATTCGATTATGTCCTTGAGTGATTTTGACACTGTCAAAATGAAAGATCTTTCAGATGCGTTCACTACTTATCTGCGGATCAGCTTTGACTTCTTAAATGCAGGCAAACTTGTTTCGCTGTCGCAAGAGCTGGAGCTGGTCGAGAATTATGTATATATCCAGCAGCAACGTTTTGAGGAGAGGCTGCAAGTTGAATGGGAAGTAGACGCGAATCTCCAGCTTCTAATTCCTCCGCTAACGATTCAGCCACTGGTGGAGAACGCCGTCCGGCATGGGATATTAAGTCGGGCAAAAGGTGGAATCTTGCGTATTCATATTGAGACACATGCGGAGGCTATTCATTTTATCATTGCAGATACGGGGATTGGAATGGATGAAGCTCAAGTCAGCAAGTTATTACAGCCAAAAAGTCTTAAGGATCAAGGAATTGGTCTCCTTAATACCGATCGGAGATTAACACAATTATATGGACAAGGCTTGAAGATTCAAAGTATTCCTGGGGTGGGAACTACAGTGTCTTTCATTATTCCTGATTAG
- a CDS encoding sugar phosphate isomerase/epimerase family protein, producing MIRGLTTAGLGEISSNEEYIRLASQFGFRSIDVNPLELVQQYGKDGAVQLLESHGVMLGSFGLEVDWRTTEDSFRESLKSLTQMAEAAADLKCTTCCTYILPSTDLPVAPFMIAATRRLRLCAEILGAYGISLALEFVGPHHLRTQWANPLIWTMHDTLNWIDTIQVRNIGLLLDSYHWHTNGLTSEDLLKLQPHQIAYVHINDAKPLPIEELLDFDRLYPGEGAIDLTGFLGSLTKIGYTGVIAQEVLAPASAHSSSELFSRSKAGFDKVFSLLEI from the coding sequence ATGATAAGAGGATTAACAACAGCAGGTTTGGGTGAGATTAGTTCCAATGAAGAATACATCAGACTTGCGAGCCAATTCGGGTTTCGGTCCATAGACGTCAATCCATTAGAGTTGGTACAGCAATATGGCAAGGATGGGGCAGTTCAATTGTTGGAAAGTCATGGCGTCATGCTAGGATCTTTTGGTTTAGAGGTAGATTGGCGCACGACAGAGGATAGCTTTAGGGAGAGTCTGAAATCGCTTACCCAGATGGCTGAGGCCGCTGCTGACTTAAAGTGCACCACATGCTGCACATATATTTTACCTTCGACTGATCTTCCGGTCGCACCGTTTATGATTGCAGCCACTAGACGTTTAAGACTATGTGCAGAAATATTAGGCGCTTATGGTATTTCGCTAGCCTTAGAGTTCGTTGGCCCTCATCACTTACGTACACAATGGGCAAATCCGCTGATCTGGACGATGCATGATACGTTGAACTGGATAGACACCATTCAAGTGAGAAATATCGGCTTGTTGCTGGATTCCTATCATTGGCATACAAATGGATTAACAAGTGAGGATCTGCTGAAATTACAACCGCATCAAATCGCGTATGTCCATATCAATGATGCTAAACCTCTGCCCATAGAAGAATTGCTTGATTTTGATCGATTGTATCCAGGGGAAGGGGCTATTGATCTTACAGGCTTCCTGGGAAGCCTTACAAAGATCGGGTATACCGGCGTTATCGCCCAAGAAGTGCTGGCACCAGCCTCCGCACACAGTTCATCTGAATTATTTTCCCGTTCCAAAGCAGGTTTCGATAAAGTATTCTCATTGCTAGAAATCTAA
- a CDS encoding LysR family transcriptional regulator, with the protein MDIKKLQYFIAVAEELHFNRAAEKLNMTQPPLSQQIQALENEIGVKLLERNKRQVRLTPAGAVFLEEAKSILSQLERSIKTTQLVDQGIIGHLNIGFIDSAAGGVLVNMLKMFRERYPQVQLRLHEMTSAQQWQALHEGTIHIGFVRYTESGKHIDHRPLVNESLIAVLPEQHHLSQLPVLSIRSLALEPFISFPRHLGAPFHDLIMSFCAQHDMYPNVVQEAIQMYTIVNLVAANLGVSIVPSSVAIFQREGVAFRPFEESTPSIPLYAAWRTDCDRASLSALLEIIGQMSSEAINGE; encoded by the coding sequence ATGGACATAAAAAAATTGCAATACTTTATCGCAGTAGCAGAGGAACTGCATTTTAACCGTGCAGCAGAGAAGCTAAATATGACACAGCCTCCCTTAAGCCAGCAAATTCAAGCTCTGGAGAATGAAATTGGTGTGAAACTATTAGAACGGAACAAAAGACAAGTTCGTCTCACGCCAGCGGGGGCGGTATTTCTAGAAGAGGCTAAATCCATTTTATCTCAACTGGAACGCTCTATTAAAACAACACAATTAGTCGATCAAGGAATTATCGGACATTTGAACATTGGATTTATAGATTCTGCAGCTGGTGGAGTATTGGTTAATATGTTAAAAATGTTTCGGGAACGTTATCCACAAGTACAACTCAGATTACATGAGATGACGTCTGCTCAGCAGTGGCAGGCTTTACATGAAGGAACGATTCACATTGGATTTGTACGTTATACAGAGTCGGGCAAACATATCGACCATCGTCCCTTAGTCAATGAATCGCTTATTGCCGTTTTGCCAGAGCAGCATCACCTATCTCAATTACCGGTGTTATCCATTCGCTCTTTAGCTTTAGAGCCGTTTATATCGTTCCCGCGTCATTTAGGAGCTCCTTTTCATGACCTCATTATGAGCTTCTGCGCCCAACACGACATGTATCCGAATGTTGTACAGGAAGCCATTCAGATGTACACCATTGTAAATTTGGTAGCTGCTAATCTTGGAGTTTCCATTGTGCCCTCTTCAGTTGCTATTTTTCAGCGTGAAGGTGTCGCATTTCGTCCCTTTGAAGAAAGCACACCATCGATTCCCCTTTATGCCGCTTGGAGAACCGATTGCGATCGTGCCTCCTTATCCGCGTTACTAGAGATCATAGGACAAATGAGTTCAGAAGCTATTAATGGTGAATAA